CTGTGGAAAGCTCGACTTGATTTTCCGAACAGCCTGCTGCAGGGCACCGTTTTCGTTATAGGCCTCACTTCCGGTCTCATCCTTGCGACTGTGCTCCGGTACCCCGAAAAGCAGAACACTGCCGATACCAGCCTTGATGACGGTTTCCACCGCATGTTCAACCCGGTCCGGGCTGTAGCGCTTCTGGCCGTCCATCACTGCGATATTTTCTTCAATTCCACTGCCTTCCTTGATAAATATCGGGTAGATCAGGGCACTTTTAGAAAGACGAGTTTCACGTACCAACTCCCGGGTAACGTTGTCTTTTCTAAGTCTTCTAGGTCTGATCACTTCTATAGATTCCTCCTTATTCCTGAGCAATCGCCTCGATCATACTATCCAATGTTGCCTTTTCGGCAACAACACACTTCATCCCATGGCTTCGGGCGGCTTTGGCTGTTTCTTCACCGATACAAACTGCCGTTACTTTTTCAAAATTAAGCTGCGGCAGGGCATTGACAAATCCGCCTACTGTCGAAGCACTTGTAAATGCAGCATAATCAAAATCATAAGATAAGATCGCTTCTTTCGCAAAAATGTTGCTATCTGATTCATAGAACGTGTCATAAACCGGAATATCTTCATAGCAGATTGCAGCTTGATCAAAAATGCGGTTTAGATCTTCCGATCCTTCCCTGGCCCGTAAGACCAACACTTTTTCTCCAGGTGCCAGAACGTTGACGAGGCCGCTGGCAAGGCTGGCGACGTTATAGCTTTCTGGCATATACTCAATGCGAATGCCGCGCTGGGTAAACACCTTGGCCGTTCCGGCTCCGATAACCGCGATCTTAATCCCGTACAGGTCGCGGATGTCTCTCCCCGTTTCGAGCATTCTGTCAAAGAGAACCTCTACGCCGGCCGCGCTGGAAAAAACAAGCCAGTTATATTCTTTGATCCGCTCCAGTGCAGCATTAAATGCTTTATTGTCGCTTATTGGTCTGGTTTGGATACATGGGAATTCCAAAGCTTCCCCGCCAAGATCTCGCACCTTCTGACTAAGGACGGAATTAAGCTTTTCCGGACGTGTTACCACGACACGTTTACCTGCAAGCGGACGCTCCCCTGCCCATTCGAAGTTCTCGGACAAGGAACAGACCTGGCCGATTACGATAACAGATGGGTTGCGGATTTCCGCCTTTGCAGCGTCACCTGGCAGGTTGCCGACTGTTGTCAGAAGCTTGCGCTGTCTTGCTGTCGTCCCTCTTTCGATAACCGCCGCCGGCATATCCGAAGCCATTCCAGCATCCAGCAGCCCTTCGGAAATACTTTCGATCGCCGATACTCCCATCAGGAATACCAATGTTCCTTTCATGTTTACAGCAGCCTGAAAATCAATATTCGGAGTCTCGCCCTCTTTTGTATGTCCTGTAATGATATGCAGGGAAGAACAAAAGTCCCTGTGGGTTACCGGAATTCCTGCATAAGCAGGAACCGCGATGGCCGATGTTACCCCCGGTACTACCTCGAACGGAACCTGATGTTCATGAAGCAGTTCCAATTCCTCTCCGCCACGTCCGAACATAAACGGATCTCCGCCCTTCAGACGAACGACTGTCCTGCCTTCCAGGGCTTCTTCCAACAGAATCCGGTTGATCTCGTCCTGCGGAATACGATGATAGGTCGGCAGCTTGCCGACATCTATTTTTTTTGCGTCTTTAGGGATTAAATTAAGGATTTCAATACCTACGAGCTTGTCGTAGATGACAACCTCTGCATTCTGAAGAACACGCAGCCCTTTTACGGTGAGCAGTCCTGCATCAGACGGGCCTGCCCCAACCAGCCAAACTTTCCCTGTTCTCTTTTGCTCCATTTATCTTACCTCCGCAAATAGTCTCGTTGCCAACCTGTATCCTATTCCCGCCGCATCCCTGCGGTCGCCGGTCATGCTGCCTTTGGCCTTTTCACCGGTTTCAACATCGACATAGAGGCCGGTGATCCTGACTTCTGTACCATGCACTTCGGCAAATGCCGCAGCAGGTGAACTGCACCCGCCGTCAAGTTTTTGAATAAAGGCTCTTTCAGCCAGGGCTGCCGTCTGAGCATCTTTGTCGTTGATACACGCCAAAAAGTTGAGATCCTCGCCTTTTCTGCCCTGAATCGCCAGGATTCCCTGTCCGGCAGAGGGGATCATTTCCTCAGTGGAAAACACCCTACTGATACGGTTTTCCAGTGACAGCCGCTTAAGTCCTGCGAAAGCCAGCAGCAGAGAACTGAATTCACCCTCGTCCAGCTTTTTGAGCCGGGTAAGTACGTTGCCCCGCACAGGCTTGACATCTAAACCGGGATACAGATCTAAAAACTGGATTGTTCGGCGTGCGCTGGAACAGCCAACAGCCTTTTCTTTGTCTAGATTTTCTATAGATCCTGTCCCCTGCGGCAGAACCAGTACGTCCCGAGGATCTTCTCTTTTAGAAAATGCCGTAATCGGCAGGTCCTCCGGTATTTCTGCCGGCATATCCTTTAAACTGTGAACAGCGATATCAATTACACCTTGACAGAGCGCCCTGTCCAGTTCTTTCACAAAAAGACCTTTTCCGCCAATTTTGTCCAGCGTCTGTTCCAAGATTATGTCCCCTGTGGTCTTCATAGTAATAAGTTCCAGTTCCAGTTCCGGATGATTTTTCCTGATTTGTTCCATAACAATTTGCGACTGGATCACCGCCAGCCTGCTTTCCCGGCTACCGATGATTATTTTTCTTTTTCCCATTCGGCTACCTCTATTTCCGTTTTAGTCAAAAGTTAATAACTGTTTTTTGTTTCCTTTTGTGATTACAATTCCATGCGTTCATTCATGTATAGCCTCAGCTTTTCTGCCGTCTTCTTGACCTTCGCATGGTCTTCCCCGCTGGCCGTGAGTCCAATCACCATATTTCCCTTCCTGACCACTGCCGGGAAATAGAACGTACATAGCTCCTTACGATCTGCGACACTGACAGGGATTCCATACCGGGTGCATTCTTCGGCAATTTGACGGTTTACTTGTGTTTCATTGGTTACTGCCAGAACCAGGTCAGCCCCATTACAGTCCCCTTCCTGATACTTGCGACAGAGCAAAGTGACTTTTTCATTACCTGCCAATTCTTGTTTAAGCTCCGGGACAAGTTCAGGCGTAATCACGGTAATGTTGGCATCAAACGGCAGTAATGTTCTGATTCTTCTTGCCGCAATCTTTCCGCCCCCGAAGACAACAATCTTTTTATTCTGAAGAGAAACAAAAAGCGGAAACCAAGGCTGATTCGGACGCTGTTCCAGAGAATAGTCCCTGGCAAGCTTCTGCAAAATCTGTTCCTTGTTGTAAAACGTATGCTGTTGCGCATCTTCTTTCTCATCTATTTTACCCGAACGTTTCAATATCTCCAGTTGTTCCGGCCGCCTGATTAGAATCACTGTAATTCCCAGCTCGCGCGCTGCTTCAATTTTTTCCTGGAATCCTCCGGTCTCTCCGGAGTCTTTTGTCACCAGAAATCTTGCTTGGGATGCTTTCAGCATGGCAATGTTCAGCTCTTTGGAAAATGGGCCCTGCATATAGCTTATATTAGACTTCTTAAAGCCCAGCTTTTCACACTTCTCCATTACATCCTGCATCGGAAGGACCCTGGCAAATACCCGCTCCTGATAGTCCTTGATTCCGGTAAACGTTTCAATCTCCTTGCTTCCGCAGCTCAGAAAGATGTTCCCGGTCTTATCATTTAATACCCGTACCGCATCCTCGCTGTTGTCCGCATAAATCATGTTTTCCAATATATTTGCGTTAAATGACGGATTATTCGAGACCAATCTGCCCGGTTCCCTTTGCAGACGGATATAGTCCGTTGCGGTTTCGCGGCAAGCTTCGCAGATATTGTCCGTGACAATTCGGGCGTAAGGATGTGTTGTATCAATGACACAGTCCGGCTGAACCTCCCGAATGAAGGCGATCATTTCTTCCCGGTCCAAACGTCGCGCTTGGATGTGAAGATTTTGATACGGTTCGATCAGCTCCCTGCCATAATCCGTGGCCACTGAAACATACACTTTTGCATTACTTCGCCGCAGCTCATCAATCAGCTCCCTGCCTTCAGTTGTCCCGGCAATGATCCAAAATACCGGCATTTTCATCATTTCTTATATCCTCTCGGTGTCACCAGTTTGTTGTTGATTACCCTTGTCTGTGAATTCCCGATGATGACAGTCGTAAACATATCAACTTTCTTTTCTCTCAATTCAGTCAGGCTGGAGACAATTTCATAATTCTCGCCCTCTCTGCCAATGCTGCGGACAATGCCCGCCGGCAGGTCAGCATCCTGATGGCGCATCACAATATCGCAAGCCTTTTTCAAATAATCGTGCCTTTTGATACTCGATGGGTTGTATAGTACAATGACAAAGTCTCCCTGGGCTGCCGCTGCAGGCCGCTGTGATTCCTGGTATCACTTCGACCTCAAGGAAAGGATACGGCTCTGCAAGCTCCAGTACGATTCCCGCCATGCCATAAACTCCGGCATCCCCGCTCGAGACCACAGCAACCGTTGCGCCTTCCAGCGCCTTTTCAACCGCGGTCCTGCAGCGATCTACCTCTTTCTTCATCGGCGTAGCAATAAACTTTTTATCCGGGAACTGATCCTTGATTAAATCGATATAAAGCGTATACCCGACTAAAATATCACTTTTTCTAAGTGCTTCCTGTGCACGGTTTGTCATTTGTTCCGGTCCGCCTGGCCCTAATCCTACGACATATATTTTCATTGCCCTTCTTACCTAACTACTTTCTCTAAATTTGTAAAACATTCATCCCACAGATCCCGGTCAATACTGTCCCTAAACCCAAATAGCACCGAACTTACTGCCTTTTCTGCCACTTGCGCCAACCTGTTTTCAAAGGATGCTTTGTCTTGGTCGCTTAAATTCAGGTACGCAAGATCTTTTTGCAAATTCCGGCATATCCTTTCCGATGTTGAATTGGATATGCTTTGCAGGAGCGGCAGATAACTGCGGATTTCAAATGATTCTATAAATTTGTCGATATGTTCATCAATAATTTCATAAGCCGCTGCTAAAGCGTTCTGGTTTCTGAGCTCTGCCTTCCCGAGACCCAGATTGTCCATATCCAGTAACGTAATATTTTCCATATCCCCGACCTTCGGTTCGATATCCCTCGGTACTGCCAGATCACAAAAGATTCTTGGCCTGTGATTCTGCGCCAGGGCTGGAATTAAGGCATCAGCTTTAATCGTATAATGTGGGCTGGACGTCACGCTTACCACCACATCCATGTCGGCTATCACCGTGTGGCGTTTTTCGTAATCCACGCCCGTACATTGTTTCGGCAATAAATAAGCCCCGTGTTTACGCTGCCTCAAGGTGATCAAAACCTCCGCCCCGCAGTCTGCAAGCTGCGCGGCGACAATCTTTCCCATTTCGCCGTTGCCAATGACCAGACACCGCTTTTCCCCCAAGTCAGGAAAGACTTCCTGGATCCGCTCCAGAGCTTTCGTTGCTACCGATACATCCGTCGTCGTCAGCTGAATCTGTGTTTTTACCTTCTTCGCTGAGGTTATGGCCATCTGAAAAAGTTTTTCCAGATAAAGGTCAGCAGTACCTGTCTCTCTGGCCTCTTCAATGGCTTTTTTAATTTGGGACAAAATTTGGCTTTCTCCCCAAATCTGAGACTTCAATCCGCAGGCAGTTTGAAAGAGGTGAACAAAGGCCTCACGGGACTGCCGAATAACAAATAAGCGCTCATATTTATCCCTGTCTTCCTTCTCAATTCGCTTCAGACCGTAGAGAATTTCTTTCAAATTAACTAGAGATCCTTCATTTTCGCTGACCCATAGCTCCGTACGGTTGCAGGTGGATATAATTACAGCGCCTTCCACACCATAATTATTTACAGCAGCCTCCATGGCCTGTCTGCTTTGAATCGGTGTAAAGGCAAACATTTCGCGTTCCTTTAATGATGCTTTTTCATGATCGATCCCGATCATTCTAATATTCAAAGCTAACCCTCCATTCCTTCTGAGCAAGAGCTATTGTTACACCATTCCCGGATACTTTTCGGCTAATCAGCCCTCCGCCTGCGCTTACCATTAAGGCAGCCCGCTCACAGACATTGCCGACACCGGTAATACTACTTACAAATTCCGATTCTGTATACTTGCCTGGTACGGAAAGAAGTTCATCTGAACTAAAAAAATGCAGTGGCAGATTATTTTTTGCGGCAAAATCAAGCAGCCCCTGTTCTTTTGTTTTGAGGTCAATACTGGCAATACCCGCAATGGCCTGAAAGCTGATGCTGTTCCTGCTCAACTGCTCAAGGACAAGATCCTCAATACGCTGCAGCGGCGTACCCCTTCGGCAGCCAATTCCGAGATACACCGTCCGGGGAACGATATTCAGCGTTATGGGATAGGGTTCTAATCTGTCATTCAGAGAAACACAAATGCCAATATCCATGTTGTTTTCATTCTTCTCCAATAAACGCGGCATCTCTCCTTCTATGTCCAGCTCGCTATAAAACCCGACCGGCTTTTCTGCCAATAGTCGTGCCGAAATTTCTTTCGCTGCTTTCAGATCCGAAATCCAGGCGTCATGGAAAGCTGCCCATTCATCGACCGAAAAAAGCCTGTTTATATCCGTTGCAGTCGTTATCACAGGGATTGCGTTTAGCGCTTCGGATATCCTGTCCGCCAGCATGTTGGCGCCGCCGATGTGGCCGGAGAGGAGCGGTATAACGAACCGTCCCTTTTCGTCAATACATAAAACGGCCGGATCTTTCGTCTTGTCCTGAACAAAGGAGGCGATTGCCCTGACGGCAATCCCGCAGGCCCCAACAAAAATTAGCGCATCTTTTTCTGCAAACTGTCTGCCTGTGAACACCTTTAAATCCGGGGCAATGGGCTCTGCCATGCCGGCTGTATTGACGGCCCCGGTAAGTTTTTCCGGCTGATAGCAGGCGGTATGATTACCTTGAGCATCCAACAGCTCTTTTATTTTCAGGCTGAGAGCGACTCCATTGGCGGTAAAAGCCAGGATGCTTATCTTCATTTCAAATCCTCGGTCCAAGAAGGCAGTGGATCGTTTCCTTCCCGGAATTCATGCGTAAATGCCGGATCGTAAAGTTTAGATCTTTCGAAGTCGTTTCCCAAAAATCTGCCCACTAGAATCAAGGCCGTTTTGGTAATATGGTTCTCTTTAGCTGTTCTCGCCAATGTCCCTACCGTACAGCGGAACTGCTTCTCATCCGGCCAGGTTGCCTTATAAACAATCGCTGCCGGAGTGTCAGCGGCGTAACCGCCTTCCATAAGCTTGGTACTTAAGTTTTCCAGCATCCCTGTACTTAAGAAAATTGCCATGGTCGCCTGATGCGACGCCAGGAGAGCAATGTCTTCCTTAGGCGGTACCGGGGTTCTTCCTTCCATGCGGGTAATAATTACAGTTTGGCTGATATCCGGCAATGTATACTCCTTCTTCAAGGAGGCAGCAGCTCCGAAAAACGAGCTGACTCCAGGTACGACTTCGTAATACAGGCCCTCGGCATCAAGCAGATCCATCTGCTCACGGATCGCCCCGTAAATGCTTGGATCGCCGGTATGCAGACGCACGACCAGTTTACCTGCCCGGGTGGCAGGAACCATCACAGCAAGCACCTCTTCCAGTGTCATCCCGGCACTGTCGTA
This genomic stretch from Dehalobacter restrictus DSM 9455 harbors:
- a CDS encoding cobalt-precorrin 5A hydrolase, translating into MKISILAFTANGVALSLKIKELLDAQGNHTACYQPEKLTGAVNTAGMAEPIAPDLKVFTGRQFAEKDALIFVGACGIAVRAIASFVQDKTKDPAVLCIDEKGRFVIPLLSGHIGGANMLADRISEALNAIPVITTATDINRLFSVDEWAAFHDAWISDLKAAKEISARLLAEKPVGFYSELDIEGEMPRLLEKNENNMDIGICVSLNDRLEPYPITLNIVPRTVYLGIGCRRGTPLQRIEDLVLEQLSRNSISFQAIAGIASIDLKTKEQGLLDFAAKNNLPLHFFSSDELLSVPGKYTESEFVSSITGVGNVCERAALMVSAGGGLISRKVSGNGVTIALAQKEWRVSFEY
- the cobA gene encoding uroporphyrinogen-III C-methyltransferase; this translates as MEQKRTGKVWLVGAGPSDAGLLTVKGLRVLQNAEVVIYDKLVGIEILNLIPKDAKKIDVGKLPTYHRIPQDEINRILLEEALEGRTVVRLKGGDPFMFGRGGEELELLHEHQVPFEVVPGVTSAIAVPAYAGIPVTHRDFCSSLHIITGHTKEGETPNIDFQAAVNMKGTLVFLMGVSAIESISEGLLDAGMASDMPAAVIERGTTARQRKLLTTVGNLPGDAAKAEIRNPSVIVIGQVCSLSENFEWAGERPLAGKRVVVTRPEKLNSVLSQKVRDLGGEALEFPCIQTRPISDNKAFNAALERIKEYNWLVFSSAAGVEVLFDRMLETGRDIRDLYGIKIAVIGAGTAKVFTQRGIRIEYMPESYNVASLASGLVNVLAPGEKVLVLRAREGSEDLNRIFDQAAICYEDIPVYDTFYESDSNIFAKEAILSYDFDYAAFTSASTVGGFVNALPQLNFEKVTAVCIGEETAKAARSHGMKCVVAEKATLDSMIEAIAQE
- the cobM gene encoding precorrin-4 C(11)-methyltransferase — protein: MIYFIGAGPGAVDLITVRGKTLLEQADVVIYAGSLVNPELLNVTKKECTVYDSAGMTLEEVLAVMVPATRAGKLVVRLHTGDPSIYGAIREQMDLLDAEGLYYEVVPGVSSFFGAAASLKKEYTLPDISQTVIITRMEGRTPVPPKEDIALLASHQATMAIFLSTGMLENLSTKLMEGGYAADTPAAIVYKATWPDEKQFRCTVGTLARTAKENHITKTALILVGRFLGNDFERSKLYDPAFTHEFREGNDPLPSWTEDLK
- the hemC gene encoding hydroxymethylbilane synthase, with product MGKRKIIIGSRESRLAVIQSQIVMEQIRKNHPELELELITMKTTGDIILEQTLDKIGGKGLFVKELDRALCQGVIDIAVHSLKDMPAEIPEDLPITAFSKREDPRDVLVLPQGTGSIENLDKEKAVGCSSARRTIQFLDLYPGLDVKPVRGNVLTRLKKLDEGEFSSLLLAFAGLKRLSLENRISRVFSTEEMIPSAGQGILAIQGRKGEDLNFLACINDKDAQTAALAERAFIQKLDGGCSSPAAAFAEVHGTEVRITGLYVDVETGEKAKGSMTGDRRDAAGIGYRLATRLFAEVR
- the hemA gene encoding glutamyl-tRNA reductase — encoded protein: MNIRMIGIDHEKASLKEREMFAFTPIQSRQAMEAAVNNYGVEGAVIISTCNRTELWVSENEGSLVNLKEILYGLKRIEKEDRDKYERLFVIRQSREAFVHLFQTACGLKSQIWGESQILSQIKKAIEEARETGTADLYLEKLFQMAITSAKKVKTQIQLTTTDVSVATKALERIQEVFPDLGEKRCLVIGNGEMGKIVAAQLADCGAEVLITLRQRKHGAYLLPKQCTGVDYEKRHTVIADMDVVVSVTSSPHYTIKADALIPALAQNHRPRIFCDLAVPRDIEPKVGDMENITLLDMDNLGLGKAELRNQNALAAAYEIIDEHIDKFIESFEIRSYLPLLQSISNSTSERICRNLQKDLAYLNLSDQDKASFENRLAQVAEKAVSSVLFGFRDSIDRDLWDECFTNLEKVVR
- the cobK gene encoding precorrin-6A reductase; this translates as MMKMPVFWIIAGTTEGRELIDELRRSNAKVYVSVATDYGRELIEPYQNLHIQARRLDREEMIAFIREVQPDCVIDTTHPYARIVTDNICEACRETATDYIRLQREPGRLVSNNPSFNANILENMIYADNSEDAVRVLNDKTGNIFLSCGSKEIETFTGIKDYQERVFARVLPMQDVMEKCEKLGFKKSNISYMQGPFSKELNIAMLKASQARFLVTKDSGETGGFQEKIEAARELGITVILIRRPEQLEILKRSGKIDEKEDAQQHTFYNKEQILQKLARDYSLEQRPNQPWFPLFVSLQNKKIVVFGGGKIAARRIRTLLPFDANITVITPELVPELKQELAGNEKVTLLCRKYQEGDCNGADLVLAVTNETQVNRQIAEECTRYGIPVSVADRKELCTFYFPAVVRKGNMVIGLTASGEDHAKVKKTAEKLRLYMNERMEL